The following are encoded together in the Naumannella cuiyingiana genome:
- the pepN gene encoding aminopeptidase N — protein sequence MYANITREEAAARSALVSTRNYHVTVDLTGRLPDGTALPEPDATFGATSVINFSSKAGDTHVDVIAERILDARLDGTPIDVSGFEGTRLPLRLTEGDHRLAITAIHRFSRSGEGLHRFVDPADGRTYLYTQFETADARRMYANFEQPDLKATFDFVIRAPRDWTVISNTVAGDPTDIGDGFAQWTFETTKPISTYITALVAGDYHRVTREHTTAAGTVVPMSLVARRSLVDHLDADRIWETTTKGFDVFEEHFGQPYPFGSYDQAFVPEYNMGAMENAGCVTFRDEYLFRSRVTTAAYESRDNTILHELAHMWFGDLVTMRWWDDLWLNESFAEWASHFAQSLIYDDPDHAWAMFGASRKTWAYRVDQLPTSHPIAADMVDLAAVELNFDGITYAKGASALRQLVAFVGREKFLAGLRSYFAEHAWGNTELADLLRALTAESGRDLAAWSAAWLERAGVNTLRADFDVDDAGNLARFAVLQEAPENWPTLRPHRIAIGLYRLRDDQLVRTERVETDIDGASTEIDELIGLARPDLILLNDDDLSYAKVRLDERSSATATAHLPRLAAELPRALLRGAAWDMCRDAELPVADYVELVLAGMGAESDLTAVQRSLGQAGLAVDRFLPAGRASAVADRFVAGLARLLKDAEPGSDHQLAFARALAGAVHNDAGAELLRGWLAGDEAPEGLAIDQELRWWLINQLSRLGAVGEAEIAAEAERDQTITGAERAAAARAAGNTAEAKEQAWQAATADPSVPNETLRQICASFNQPGQAEVLAPYAERYLAVADDISAARGDWPQRGSQASQNVLEMLYPRVVADADFVARAQEWMGERELTDSVARILTEQLDDTRRALRCQEFNAAASDAGRD from the coding sequence CCCGGCTCGACGGCACCCCGATCGACGTCTCCGGTTTCGAGGGTACGCGGTTGCCGCTGCGGCTGACCGAGGGTGATCATCGCCTGGCGATCACCGCCATCCACCGGTTCAGCCGTTCCGGAGAGGGGCTGCACCGGTTCGTCGACCCGGCCGACGGGCGTACCTATCTCTACACGCAGTTCGAGACCGCGGATGCCCGGCGGATGTATGCCAACTTCGAGCAGCCCGACCTGAAGGCCACCTTCGACTTCGTGATCCGGGCGCCACGCGACTGGACCGTGATCAGCAACACCGTCGCCGGCGACCCGACCGACATCGGCGACGGCTTCGCCCAGTGGACCTTCGAGACCACGAAGCCGATCTCGACCTACATCACGGCGCTGGTCGCCGGCGACTACCACCGGGTGACGCGCGAGCACACCACGGCCGCGGGCACCGTCGTGCCGATGTCGCTGGTCGCGCGGCGGTCGCTGGTTGATCATCTCGACGCCGACCGGATCTGGGAGACCACGACCAAGGGTTTCGACGTCTTCGAGGAGCACTTCGGTCAGCCGTACCCGTTCGGCAGCTATGACCAAGCATTCGTGCCCGAGTACAACATGGGGGCGATGGAGAACGCGGGCTGCGTGACGTTCCGCGACGAGTACCTGTTCCGCTCCCGGGTCACCACCGCCGCCTACGAGAGCCGCGACAACACCATCCTGCACGAGCTTGCCCACATGTGGTTCGGCGACCTGGTCACCATGCGCTGGTGGGACGATCTGTGGTTGAACGAGTCGTTCGCCGAGTGGGCATCGCATTTCGCCCAGTCGCTGATCTACGACGATCCTGATCACGCCTGGGCGATGTTCGGGGCCTCGCGCAAGACCTGGGCGTACCGCGTTGATCAACTTCCGACCTCGCACCCGATCGCCGCGGACATGGTCGATCTGGCCGCGGTGGAGCTGAACTTCGACGGGATCACCTACGCCAAGGGCGCGTCCGCACTGCGGCAACTGGTCGCCTTCGTCGGGCGGGAGAAGTTCCTCGCCGGGCTGCGCAGCTACTTCGCCGAGCATGCCTGGGGCAATACCGAGTTGGCCGATCTGTTGCGAGCGCTGACGGCCGAGTCCGGCCGTGATCTTGCCGCGTGGTCGGCCGCCTGGCTGGAACGAGCCGGGGTGAACACCCTGCGCGCGGACTTCGACGTCGACGATGCCGGGAATCTCGCCCGGTTCGCGGTGCTGCAGGAGGCGCCGGAGAACTGGCCGACGCTGCGCCCGCACCGGATCGCGATCGGGCTCTACCGGCTGCGCGATGATCAACTTGTCCGCACCGAGCGGGTGGAGACCGACATCGACGGCGCGTCCACCGAGATCGACGAGCTGATCGGGCTGGCCCGCCCGGACCTGATCCTGCTCAACGACGACGACCTGAGCTATGCCAAGGTACGCCTCGACGAGCGGTCCTCGGCGACCGCGACCGCGCACCTGCCCCGACTGGCGGCGGAGCTGCCGCGGGCGCTGCTGCGGGGCGCGGCGTGGGACATGTGCCGCGACGCCGAACTCCCGGTCGCCGACTATGTCGAGCTGGTGCTGGCCGGGATGGGGGCCGAATCCGACCTGACGGCGGTGCAGCGCAGCCTCGGCCAGGCGGGCCTGGCCGTGGACCGCTTCCTGCCGGCCGGTCGGGCGAGCGCCGTGGCCGACCGGTTCGTCGCCGGCCTGGCGCGGTTGCTGAAGGATGCCGAGCCCGGTTCCGATCATCAGCTCGCCTTCGCCCGCGCCCTCGCGGGTGCGGTGCACAACGACGCCGGAGCGGAGTTGCTGCGTGGCTGGCTGGCCGGGGACGAGGCGCCCGAAGGCCTCGCCATCGACCAGGAGCTGCGCTGGTGGTTGATCAACCAGCTCTCGCGCCTCGGCGCGGTCGGTGAGGCCGAGATCGCCGCGGAGGCCGAACGGGACCAGACGATCACCGGCGCCGAAAGGGCGGCGGCCGCGCGGGCCGCCGGCAACACCGCGGAGGCCAAGGAACAGGCCTGGCAGGCCGCGACGGCGGATCCGTCGGTGCCGAACGAGACCCTTCGCCAGATCTGCGCGTCGTTCAACCAGCCCGGGCAGGCCGAGGTGCTGGCCCCCTACGCGGAACGCTATCTGGCCGTCGCCGACGACATCTCCGCCGCGCGGGGCGACTGGCCGCAGCGGGGATCGCAGGCGTCGCAGAACGTGCTGGAGATGCTCTACCCGAGGGTCGTGGCCGATGCCGACTTCGTGGCGCGGGCGCAGGAGTGGATGGGTGAACGCGAGCTGACCGACTCGGTGGCGCGGATCCTGACCGAGCAGCTCGACGACACCCGGCGCGCCCTGCGTTGCCAGGAGTTCAATGCCGCGGCGAGCGACGCCGGACGGGACTGA